Sequence from the Candidatus Afararchaeum irisae genome:
GGAAAGCCGAAGATAGGAGGGGTCGACCTGATCGCCGACGAGATTACTGCGGGGTCGGCGCTCCTCTTTGGTCAGTCGGATGAACGCAGCCCGGTCGTCGTAATCAGGGGTCTCGAATACGAAGACGGCGAGCGAGTCCCCAACTCGTCGGGACTGATACGCCGCGGACTCAGAAAGGCGGTCGCACTCACCGCACGTATGAAAGCGCGCGAGTGGATCTGACGGGTCAGACTGCGCCGGAGTCCGAGTAGCCGTCTCTGAATGTTGAGTACTCGGGCTCCCATCCCGTCGAACGCAGCCGGTCGTTCGAACATCTCTTGTTCGATCCCTTCGTCTCGTCGACTAGTCTCCCCGTCTCCCGTCCGGTCTTCTCGGCGAGCCATCTCGCTAGTTCGTGTCTCTCGACCGGCTCGTCGTCACAAGCGAGGTAGAGGTCATCGTCAGCTTCGTCTCTGATAGCGACGTGTTCGAGCGCTCTCGCGGCGTCTTGCCTGTGGAGGAGGTTGAGGTAGCCAGCCGGGACAGTAGTCTCGGTCTCGGTCTCGGTCGTGTCTGTTCCCTCATCGGCGAGGTATCTGTCGAGACCGTACCTCCCAGGACCGTAGAGACCCGCGAAACGGACGACAGTACCGCTGTTCTGGCGCGTGAGTTCCTCAGCCTCCAAGAGTACACGTGTCTTCCGAGTCTCACCTTCTATCTCGGTCGTCTCGTCGACTCGGCTCCCGTCCGTGGTCTCGTAGACACCGGTGCTCGAAGAGTAGATGAGAGTACTGTCGCTGTCGATAACATCGATGACGTTTCTCTGACCCTCAACGTACGCCTCCCTGTAATCGTCGGTGTCACGCGATCCTGCGCTCACGAGGTAGAAGACGTAGTCGGAGTCGGGTAGGGTTAGATCCGACGATGTGACATCCGCCTTTATGCTTTCGACACCGTCTATATCGACTCCCGAACGCGAGACTCCGTAGACGTCGTGTCCACGGTCTGAGAGCCTACGTGCGAGAACCTCTCCGACGTATCCGACACCCACGACGGTTGATACTGTCATAGAGGAGTTACGTCGTAGAAGAGCCTAAGTCTGTGGTTATACTATACGTCGTCTATCCTCTGTTTTATCTCGTCGCCCTCTATGACGGAACCACAAGACGGACATTCGATATAGAGACGCCACTCACCGCCGTGCCTGTCACGTCTCCCACCCTCCTCGGGATGACCGAGTACGGTATAGACCGTGGAGGTCTCGCCACACGAGTCGCATCTGTACCTCTCTCCCTTTACGTCGGCTAAGAACTCGGCTATCTCTCCACCCCTGTTAGTCCCCATCTTGACGTGGGCGGTGTCACAGACAGCGAGGACGAGATCCGAGTAGAGATCGACCGAGTTCCTCCTGAGTATCTTAGTGTCAGTCGTGACGCTCTCCTTTATGCGTCTGTGTATCTGAGATACTGCCTCGTCTTTCTTCTCTTCGCCCTGTCTCCCCGATATCTTGTTCCTCTCCTCGGCTGTGAGTAGACCTTGGTCTGCCATGGACTCCTTTCAGACTGAGAGACTACGTATCTGACGGTGGCGGAGACTTGCCGTATTCAGAACTGATAACTGGAGCCCAGAACTTAAGCTAACTTACCGAGAACCTCCGGTAGGGGAGCCGGCGCTGGTGGGAAGTACAGGAGTAGCGTCCTGTTTTAATGTCTCCGTCCCATGACATCCATCCCACCCACGAAAGGTTCGTCGCTCCCCTCATATACTTCTTTTTTTCAGATATGTATGAAATGACTGCTAGATTGATCACGGTATATCTAATCGCAGTATAAGAGGAAGTAGTCCCGCCAAGATTCGAACTTGGGTTAGGGGGACCAGAACCCCCCGTGATTGACCGCTACACTACGGGACTACTACGCATTTAGACTTATCTCGTCTTCCGTATTATTCTTTTCTTTCTCGTCCGTCGGCAGTCTGTGGGTCGGATATACGCAACGTCTCGGTCATGGTCGTCTCGCCCTCTGACTCAGAGACCGTGTAATTAATCTCGACGGGGAGTCTCGTCTCGGCGTCGACTACAGTCTCGATTTGGGTATCTCGGTTTATGTTCGAAGATCTATCTGGAACTGAATCTGATACCTCAGACGTCGAGATCCTATAGGCATCACCGCCGTCGTAGGTCGTCTCTGTCACCGTGGTGTTGTCGGACTCTGCTAAGGCTCGGAGGGTCGAAACAGGGTAGTAGTCGACTCGGAGTCCATCTGTCTCCGAGAGGTACTGTCTCAGACTGTTTATCACCGCGATGTCTTCGCCCTCGGAGTATACTGTCGAGTTCGTGATGGTGAGGCGTGTCTCGACATCTCTGTCCTGGACTGTTGTCTCAGTCGTGAGTTCGGCGGTTGAGTTGGAGAAGTCGACGTGTCCCAGGGTGGTCTTTCTCGTGAGACCGTTGTCAGTCGAGAGTCTGTTACGGTGTCTAAAACTGTACGACGAGAGATTTTCGAGAGCGGATACAGAGGATCGAACGAGAGTCTCGGCGTTGGGAGTCTCATCCGAACCTGTCGAATTCGACGGGGACGATGAGGAAGACATCGACCCGTACGAGAGACAGCCCGCTGTCGTTACGAGTAAGACGACACCGACTATCGCGGCAAGTCTGACTGTCTGTTTGGGTTGTCGGCGCATCTACTCCGTATTACTCTGTCTCAGACTTGAATCTACCGCACGAGTTAAGACATCCGGATACGTCAGTCTCTCACGATGAAGACGCTTCTCCTGGGTCCCGACGACATCACCGAAAGCATAGATATACAAGAGTCTATAGACGCCGTCGAGTCGGCGTTCGAAGCCCATGGAAAGGACGAGGACGAGATGCCCGCGAAGACCTACATCGACCTGCCCCAGTACAACGGAGACTTCAGAGCTATGCCTGCCTTCGTCAACGACTCCGCGGGCGTGAAATGGGTCAACTCACATCCCGACAACCCCGAGAAACACGGTCTTCCGACCGTGATGGGTGTCATGATATACAGTGATCCTGAGACGGCTTACCCCCTCGCTGTACTCGACGGTACGACCCTAACGAAGTACAGGACAGGTGCCGCAGCGGGCGTCGCCTCGAAGTACCTCGCCCCACCCGACTCCGACTCACTGGGTCTCGTCGGCGCAGGAGCACAGGCACACACACAGCTAAGTGCTGTCTCGTCTGTCTTCGACATAGACGAGGTCGTAGTCTCCGACATAGACGAAGACGCGGCGAAAGATTTCGTCGACGAACTGAGAGAGGAGTACGAGAGTATCGAAGCGAGGGTAGGATCGGCTGAGGAAGCCGCAGGCTGTGACATAGTCTCAACGACGACGCCTTCGAGGGAGCCCGTGATACAGAGTGACTGGGTCTCAGAGGGGACACATATAAACGCGATGGGCGCAGACGCCGAGGGTAAACAGGAACTCGACCCCGGGATACTCACCGACTCGGACACGAAAGTCGTCATAGACGACTGGGAACAGTGCTCACACAGCGGCGAGATAAACATGCCGTACTCCGAAGGTGTCCTTAAAAGAGACGATATCTACGCCGACCTCGGGAGTATAGTTGCGGGAGACACCGACGGAAGGAGCGGCGACGAGGTCACGGTCTTCGACTCGACGGGTCTCGCGATACAGGACGTCGCGACTTCGAGGGTCGTCTACGAGAACGCCGACGAGGCGGGGATAGGCACGGAGTTCGGACTAGTCTCCGACTGAGATTAGGAGAGGTAGCGGTAAGTTCATTATTAACGACAGTCTATTGGACAGTAATGCCGTCAGACGAGAAGTACAACGACGACCAGGAGCGTATTCTCCAGCATCTACGTACCCGAGTCGAGCGAGGAAAGAGCTTCTTCAAGAGCAAGAAGATAGCCGACGCCACGGGTCTGTCGTCGAAACAGGTTGGAGTCCATCTCAGTAACCTCAAGGAGGAGATAGACGACCTGGAGATAGAGAAATGGGGCTACTCTACGTCGACGACGTGGAGGGTCTCTAACCCGTAATAATGGCGGAAACAGACACGATACCCGACGACCATCCCCGGAGCGAGTCACTAGAGACGCGCCACGCGATAGAGGAGGGGGTCGAGAAGGGAATAACCAGCAGACAGGGTCTGATAGCCGAGGGACGCGGAGAGGCTTTCGACTACCTCCTCGGAGAGGAGACGACACCCACAGCACGTGAAGCCGAGAGGGCGGCGGTAGCCGAGATGTTACTCGCCGAAAAGCCCGTGGTCTCGGTCAACGGCAACCTCGCGGCTCTCTGTCCCGACGAGACGGTCGAACTCGCAGAAGCCGTCGGTGCCGAGATAGAGGTCAACCTCTTCAACAGAACCGAAGAGAGGATAGAGGCGATAGCCGAACATCTCAGAGACCACGGTGCCGACGAGGTCAAAGGTCTGAAAGCCGACGCTAGAGTGCCTGGCTTATCGAGCGAGAGATCGAAGGTCGACTCCGACGGTATATACGAGGCTGACGTCGTCCTGATACCTCTTGAGGACGGCGACAGATGTGAGGCTCTCGTCGAGATGGGGAAGACAGAGATAGTCGTCGACCTCAATCCGCTTTCGAGGTCGCCACAGATGTCCCATATTCCGGTCATAGACAACGTGATAAGGGCGTTCCCCAAGATGGTCGAGATAGCCGACGAACTTCGGGACGCCGACGACGACGAGCTACGACGGATAGTCGAGGGATTTGACAAGGACGAGGCACTCGAAGACGCCGAGAGACGTATACGCGGCTCGTTCTCCGACTGAGCACCCCTCCCCCCTCCCCTAATCCTCGGTACTGCCTATTATCTCCGACGCGAGCTCTGCCGCCTCGACGGCTGTCTCTCCGAGTACGTAGGTTATGGGCTCTATTCCGAACCCGCCGGTGTGGTAGACTACCTCGGGAACTCCCGAGTCCTCGAATATTCGTGAGAGACGGTCCCTCCTGTTCTCGTACGCTGGGTCGAACTCGACCGTCTCGACTCCTCGGTTCTCAGCGGCTTCGAGGAAGTCGTCGCTCGTCGCTAAGTTGAGTCCGCCGCGTACCGAAGGCTCGACCGAGTTGGCGTCTGTTAATCTTTGATTAACAGGCATATCAATCAAAGATTGATGAGCGGCGAGGACGACCTCGGAGACGTTCTCGGACGCACCGAGTTCGGGCTTCGCAGGAATCTTGACTTCTCCCCTGACTTCGTAGACACGTCCGGGTACTCCGACGACTTCGTCGACAGTGTCGGCACCCGGGACTGCGGTCACGACGTTAGTCCCGACGTTGGGTATGTAGTCGGCGACTCCGTCAGTCTCAGAGAGTATGCGTGCGCCTGCTTTGACCTTCGAGACCGCCTGTCTCTCGCCGGGGTTACGCTCGGAGACACACAGGTCACAGCCCCTCCCTCTGAGAGACGGCATCTCGTCCTCGTGTGCCTCACAGATCGGACCCCTGTTCTCGAACTCACGCACAAGCCTCAGTAGACGTGAGACTGCGTCGTAGCCGTCAATCTCGTCGTGGTAGAGACCCTCGCCAATCTCCTCGACGGTCTCAACCATACGCCCGTTACTGCTGAAGAGGGGATCGAGATCTGCGTCGCGACTCACGTACTTGCTTACCGCAGCCTGACTCACTCCGAGTTCGCGGGCTATCTCGTCCTGGGTCATGCCTCTGTCGTCGAGGTCACGCGCGATCATGGCGCGGGCGGTGGGCATGAACCTCTCGGAGACTGTCTCTTCGGGGAGGCGGATCATAGACTCAGAAGGTTCTCACGCCTAAAAACCGTGGCTAAGCCAAGATATATAACCCTGTTGTAAACTAAGTAATAACATGTCGACAGTCGAGGAGACGAACGAGACCGACAGCGAGAACGTCACACAGATGCACCGTGCGAGGAAGGGCGAGATAACCCCCGAGATGGAGATAGTCGCGGAGGTCGAAGGGATAGATCCCGAGAAGCTACGTGAGGCGGTCGCCGAGGGACGCGCCATAATCCCCGCGAACGTCAACCACGAGGGTCTACATCCGATGGCAATAGGCGAACCCTCGAAGGTCAAGGTCAACGCCAACATAGGAGCGAGCGCGACGACGTCCGACCCCGACGAGGAGGTCGAGAAGCTCGAACACGCCGTGAGATGGGGTGCCGACACAGTGATGGATCTCTCGACGGGGCGCGACGACCTCGACGAGATACGTGAGACGATAATAGGTTCGAGCCCGGTTCCGATAGGTACGGTGCCGATCTACCAGGCACTCGAAGAGGTCGACGGCAACGTCGAGGATATTACTCCCGAGGTTCTTCTCGACGTGATACGGAGACACGCAAAACAGGGAGTCGACTACATGACGATACACGCGGGAGTCCTACAGGAACACCTCCCACTCACGACCGACCGCACGACGGGGATAGTCTCGCGCGGAGGCTCCATAATCGCCGAGTGGATCGAGAAGAACGACCAGCAGAACCCATTCTACACACATTACGACGAGATCTGTGAGATATTCAAGAGGTACGATGTCTCTTTCTCGCTTGGCGACGGTCTTCGCCCGGGATCGATAGACGACGCCAGTGACTCCGCCCAGTTCGCGGAGCTAGAGACACTCGGCGAACTCACAGAAAGGGCGTGGGAACACGACGTACAGGTCATGGTCGAAGGACCCGGACACGTCCCTCTCGACGAGATAGAGGAGAACGTCGAGAGACAGAAGGAGGCGTGTAACCGAGCACCTTTCTACACCCTAGGTCCTCTCGTGACCGACGTGGCACCGGGGTACGACCATATCACGAGCGCGATAGGGGGTGCCGTGATCGGATGGAAGGGAGCCGACATGCTGTGTTACGTCACGCCGAAGGAACACCTGGGTCTCCCGAACGCCGAGGACGTCAAGAAGGGTCTGATCGCGTACAAGATTGCCGCCCACTCAGCCGACATCGCACGCGGAGATAAAGACGCCGAGGAGTGGGATCGCGAACTCTCGAAGGCGAGGTTCGACTTCGACTGGGAACGCCAGTTCGAACTCGCTATAGACCCCGACACCGCACGTGAGTACCACGACGCGACACTCCCCGACGACAACTACAAGGAGTCGGAGTTCTGTTCGATGTGTGGACCCGAGTTCTGTTCGATGCGTATCGACAGGGACAGGAGAGAGACTGCAGGCGACGACGTGACCGCCTTCGACGACGAGGAAGAGAAGCCCGTCATAGAGGTCAACGAGATAAAGGAGAGACGGAGTAGGTTTGGGATGTAAGTTAATATCCGGGGAAACTCTTTTCGTCGCAGAGATTTTTGACGAAGTATGAACCGTAGAAACTTCCTCACGTTGTACGGCAGTGTTCTACTCGCGGGATGTACGGCAAATGGGAGTAGCCAAGAAGGTGACAGCATGGATACGGAGTATCCGCTTGAGGTATCAGTGACCGATGGAAAGACCGTGTCGTCATCGGAGTTCGGGGTCTCGGTAGAGACTGAAGTCCTACGGTCGAGGATCGACACCGACCAGACGGCTCGACTGCGGATCAGCCTGACGAACCAGACAGACCTACCGGAAGCCCCACCGTAGCCAAGTACGAGACGGTCGAGCCGGGCGAGTCTATACGGGAGGAGTACGGTGTATGGGGGCATTACGGCAACGAGGGATGTATACCTACGCGAGAGTACACCTTCGAGAACCACCACGGATTCCGAGGCTCTGAGAAGCTTTTTGAGTGGGAGCTCACAGTCGACGTTCGGGAAGCGTGAGACTTTGAGGGAGCACTGTGTAGTACACCTGAGAGTTATCACTTGTTTGAATTAGGTCTTATCAGTATTGCTACAATTGATTGAGGATTACAATCACATGACAGAAGAAAGGCACATAGAACAACAGGAAGATCCCTTTGTGGTCGTTCAAGCAGATAGCTTTTGAAATAGCGTGTCATAGAAAGTTTCGCACGCTCTCACTATCCAGGTCTTGTCAAGACTTCCGTGTAAATACAGGGGGCATATCTTGCACGAAATCACCACCAGTTTTTGAGTGAGTAGATTGCTCAGTACAGCCTT
This genomic interval carries:
- a CDS encoding NAD-dependent epimerase/dehydratase family protein; the encoded protein is MTVSTVVGVGYVGEVLARRLSDRGHDVYGVSRSGVDIDGVESIKADVTSSDLTLPDSDYVFYLVSAGSRDTDDYREAYVEGQRNVIDVIDSDSTLIYSSSTGVYETTDGSRVDETTEIEGETRKTRVLLEAEELTRQNSGTVVRFAGLYGPGRYGLDRYLADEGTDTTETETETTVPAGYLNLLHRQDAARALEHVAIRDEADDDLYLACDDEPVERHELARWLAEKTGRETGRLVDETKGSNKRCSNDRLRSTGWEPEYSTFRDGYSDSGAV
- a CDS encoding 4-phosphopantoate--beta-alanine ligase yields the protein MAETDTIPDDHPRSESLETRHAIEEGVEKGITSRQGLIAEGRGEAFDYLLGEETTPTAREAERAAVAEMLLAEKPVVSVNGNLAALCPDETVELAEAVGAEIEVNLFNRTEERIEAIAEHLRDHGADEVKGLKADARVPGLSSERSKVDSDGIYEADVVLIPLEDGDRCEALVEMGKTEIVVDLNPLSRSPQMSHIPVIDNVIRAFPKMVEIADELRDADDDELRRIVEGFDKDEALEDAERRIRGSFSD
- a CDS encoding ornithine cyclodeaminase family protein (catalyzes the interconversion of alanine and pyruvate) — translated: MKTLLLGPDDITESIDIQESIDAVESAFEAHGKDEDEMPAKTYIDLPQYNGDFRAMPAFVNDSAGVKWVNSHPDNPEKHGLPTVMGVMIYSDPETAYPLAVLDGTTLTKYRTGAAAGVASKYLAPPDSDSLGLVGAGAQAHTQLSAVSSVFDIDEVVVSDIDEDAAKDFVDELREEYESIEARVGSAEEAAGCDIVSTTTPSREPVIQSDWVSEGTHINAMGADAEGKQELDPGILTDSDTKVVIDDWEQCSHSGEINMPYSEGVLKRDDIYADLGSIVAGDTDGRSGDEVTVFDSTGLAIQDVATSRVVYENADEAGIGTEFGLVSD
- a CDS encoding thiamine-phosphate synthase family protein; this encodes MIRLPEETVSERFMPTARAMIARDLDDRGMTQDEIARELGVSQAAVSKYVSRDADLDPLFSSNGRMVETVEEIGEGLYHDEIDGYDAVSRLLRLVREFENRGPICEAHEDEMPSLRGRGCDLCVSERNPGERQAVSKVKAGARILSETDGVADYIPNVGTNVVTAVPGADTVDEVVGVPGRVYEVRGEVKIPAKPELGASENVSEVVLAAHQSLIDMPVNQRLTDANSVEPSVRGGLNLATSDDFLEAAENRGVETVEFDPAYENRRDRLSRIFEDSGVPEVVYHTGGFGIEPITYVLGETAVEAAELASEIIGSTED
- the thiC gene encoding phosphomethylpyrimidine synthase ThiC — protein: MSTVEETNETDSENVTQMHRARKGEITPEMEIVAEVEGIDPEKLREAVAEGRAIIPANVNHEGLHPMAIGEPSKVKVNANIGASATTSDPDEEVEKLEHAVRWGADTVMDLSTGRDDLDEIRETIIGSSPVPIGTVPIYQALEEVDGNVEDITPEVLLDVIRRHAKQGVDYMTIHAGVLQEHLPLTTDRTTGIVSRGGSIIAEWIEKNDQQNPFYTHYDEICEIFKRYDVSFSLGDGLRPGSIDDASDSAQFAELETLGELTERAWEHDVQVMVEGPGHVPLDEIEENVERQKEACNRAPFYTLGPLVTDVAPGYDHITSAIGGAVIGWKGADMLCYVTPKEHLGLPNAEDVKKGLIAYKIAAHSADIARGDKDAEEWDRELSKARFDFDWERQFELAIDPDTAREYHDATLPDDNYKESEFCSMCGPEFCSMRIDRDRRETAGDDVTAFDDEEEKPVIEVNEIKERRSRFGM